CTGGATGGCATTATCGAAAAACTGATGGTTCGCGCTAAGGAGTGGTCCGAGCGCGGCTTGATAGACCAATAAATAGGATAAATAAAGGAGTTTTCAAATGTTTGAGCATTTAAGCAGCCTACCGCCAGACCCAATTCTCGGCCTGCTGGCCAGCTACCGTGCGGATGAAAACCCCAGCAAAATTGACCTTGGGGTAGGGGTCTACAAGGATGAGGCCGGCCACACTGCCGTTTTACAGGCGGTAAAAGAGGCAGAGACTCGCTTACTGCAAAGCGAGGAAACCAAAGCCTATATTGGCCCTGCGGGTACCCCAGGGTTCAATTCGGTGATGCAGGAGCTGATACTGGGCGCTGGCCATTCGGCCATGATTGGAGGCCGAGTGCGCTCAGCGCAAACCCCCGGTGGATGTGGAGCCCTGCGCGCTCTGGCAGAGCTGATCAATCGCGCCAAGGCTGGGGCCACGGTTTGGGTGAGCGATCCTACCTGGGCGAACCATGTTCCCCTTCTTGGTAACGCTGGCCTCAACATCAAGAGTTATCCTTATTACGACCGCGCTACCAGCAGCTTGCAATTCGACAAAATGGTGGAGACCCTAAAGAACGTGGGTGAGGGTGATGTGGTTCTGTTCCACGCCTGCTGCCACAACCCCTGCGGTGCGGATCTTTCTCGCGAGCAGTGGAAAGTACTGGCAGAAATGGCGCAAAAACAGGGCTTCACCCCATTTATCGATATGGCCTACCAGGGCTTTGGCGAAAGCTTGGAAGACGATGCCTATGGTCTGCGCCTGATGGCTGAATCTGTGCCCGAGATGTTAGTGGCAGCCTCCTGTTCTAAAAACTTCGGCCTCTACCGTGAGCGTGTAGGCCTGGCGATGGTGATCTATGCCAACGGTGAGAGCGCTGATAAAGGCCATAGCCAGATGCTGAGTGCCATTCGTGGGAACTATTCCATGCCACCTTCCCACGGTGCAGCGATTGTGGAATCTATCCTTACAGATGCAGGCCTTAAAGCGAACTGGGAAGCGGAATTGACCGAGATGCGTGAACGTATCAACGGGCTACGCGCCGGTTTGGTAGAAGGCTTGGCCGCTGCCGGAGCTGCTGGTGATTTCGGCTTTATCCGCCAGCAGAAAGGCATGTTCTCCTTCCTGGGCATTAGTCCAGAGCAGGTGCAGCAGCTGCAGAAGGACTATTCCATCTATATGGTGGACTCCAGCCGCATCAGTATTGCCGGTTTGAGCTCCAACAATATGGAATACTTCTGCAAGGCAGTTGCCAGCGTGCTGTAAATTCGGCACATTTGGGGGTGAGCGTATTGCTCACCCTTAAGTTTTACCCAAAGAAGTAAGAGTGAAAGATGGAAGTTGAGCTAGGAGTCCCAGTGTCTGAATCCCCCACCCAAATCTGGACCCCGCAGAGCTGGCGAAACTTCACCGCACACCAACAGCCCAAATACACCTCAACCGATGATGTTGCCCAGGTTGCCAAACAGTTAGCTGGCCACCCACCTTTGGTATTTGCTGCCGAAGCGCGTGAGCTGCGCCGTCAATTGGCCCAGGTAGCGGAGGGTAAGGCGTTTTTGTTACAGGGCGGCGACTGTGCCGAATCTTTTGCCGATTTCAACGCAAACCGCATTCGCGATACATTTAAAGTGCTGCTGCAAATGGCTGTAGTGCTGACGTTTGCAGGTAATTTACCCGTAGTAAAAGTGGCTCGGATGGCAGGCCAGTATGCCAAGCCCCGATCTGCCGATACAGAAACGATTAATGGCGTTGAGCTGCCAAGTTACCGTGGAGATATTATCAACGGTATCGATTTTACTGCGGAAGCTCGCCAGCCAGATCCTCAGCGTATGGTCACCGCTTATAACCAGTCGGCGGCGACTCTCAACCTGCTGCGCGCCTTCGCCCAGGGCGGCCTGGCTGATTTACACCAGGTGCACGGTTGGAACCTGAGTTTTCTTAAGAATAATCCGCAGCGTGAAAAATACGCACTCTTAGCCGAACGCCTGCAAGAAGCGCTGGAATTTATGGCGGTGTGCGGTGTTACCTCAGAAAATACTCCCGCAATTCGAGAGACGGTGCTTTACACCTCACACGAAGCACTATTACTGGAATACGAGCAGGCGCTCACTCGCACTGATAGCCTTACCGGTAAATGGTATGACTGTTCTGCGCATATGCTCTGGATTGGTGAGCGAACTCGCCAGCTGGATGGGGCCCATGTGGAATTCCTCTCCGGGGTTTGCAATCCTGTCGGCGTAAAAGTCGGCCCCAATATGCAGACTGATGAGCTGCTGCGCTTGATCGATAAGCTCAATCCTGAGAATGAAGCTGGCCGCCTTACCTTAATTACCCGTATGGGAGCAGATATCCTCGCCGATAAGCTGCCCGCACTGGTGCGTGCAGTGCAAGCAGAGGGGCGCTCTGTGGTCTGGAGTACCGACCCCATGCATGGCAACACGGTAAAAGCTGGCAATGGCTACAAAACCCGCGATTTCGATAAAGTTTTACGAGAGATCCGCGACTTCTTCTCGGTACACTGGTCCGAAGGCAGTCACCCCGGCGGTATTCACCTAGAAATGACCGGTGAACATGTTACCGAGTGCACTGGTGGCGCCTGGAAAATTTCCGAAGCGGATCTTGCCAGTTGCTATCGCACCCAATGCGACCCAAGACTGAATGCCGACCAAGTGCTGGAGCTGGCTTTCTGCGTATCTGAATGGCTGCGTGCAGGTCGGATTGCCTAGCGGCTTAATTTAAATACTAATACATTAAAACCCCTTGCTCTGAGATCGACAGTTGGACAAGGGGTTTTTCTTTACTTGAAATAAAGCTGAGAGTTCAAAGCCGGGAGCTAAGAAATGGCCCCCAGCTTGAGTGCCAGTTAGTAGTTCCAGCGTTCAATAATTTCAAATTTGAAACCTATATCCATTTCGCGACCCAAACAGACCAGAGATTTCGGTCGTCGTGACCGTTATTTCTGAGTATTTGTAGATTGGTGATGAAAGTCTAATGAAATCAACGGGTTGGATGCGGCAAGAAATCTTTGATAGTGGTCATGATGACCATTTTTCCATTTGTGAAGATGGTGCCACTTGATTGTATCTAGTTGATTTTTGAGGGGAAGTCAGAGCCATGGCGGGAATTTGCATCTGAAATAGTAATCAAGATAATAGTGGTCGTGATGATCACTATATAAATGTTATTGGTCGCTCGCTCCAGTTTTGTGAGGGTTCCGTTAAGAATAGCAGATGATTATTGAGGTGCTGTATAAAAAAACAGTATTGGCGGGGGAGCCCATAGTCAACGGTTCGACCTTCGTGTAAGCTTCGAAGCTTCAGCGACGCTCGCATAACGAAGTTGATGCGGACGGCGCAGCCGCTTCGAAGCAAGGCCGCGAACCTAGAGCTGCTAATTTCTCTCTCCGAATCTTGGTAGACAGTAGCAAGAAAGATATTTGTAGTGGATTTGTACACAATGCCACGAGCAACAAATAACAACCCGATGATGCGGAAACCTAAAAGTTGTCATTCCCTTTGCTTACGCAAAGGTACCGCCAACTTCCTTAACGGTTCCGCATATCTATTTTCGTTATTGGTCGCTCGCTCCAGTTTTGTGAGGGTTCCGTTAAGAATAGCAGATGATTATTGAGGTGCTGTATAAAAAAACAGTATTGGCGGGGGAGCCCATAGTCAACGGTTCGACCTTCGTGTAAGCTTCGAAGCTTCAGCGACGCTCGCATAACGAAGTTGATGCGGACGGCGCAGCCGCTTCGAAGCAAGGCCGCGAACCTAGAGCTGCTAATTTCTCTCTCCGAATCTTGGTAGACAGTAGCAAGAAAGATATTTGTAGTGGATTTGTACACAATGCCACGAGCAACAAATAACAACCCGATGATGCGGAAACCTAAAAGTTGTCATTCCCTTTGCTTACGCAAAGGTACCGCCAACTTCCTTAACGGTTCCGCATATCTATTTTCGTTATTGGTCGCTCGCTCCAGTTTTGTGAGGGTTCCGTTAAGAATAGCAGATGATTATTGGGGTGCTGTATAAAAAAACAGTATTGGCGGGGGAGCCCATAGTCAACGGTTCGACCTTCGTGTAAGCTTCGAAGCTTCAGCGACGCTCGCATAACGAAGTTGATGCGGACGGCGCAGCCGC
The DNA window shown above is from Microbulbifer variabilis and carries:
- a CDS encoding class II 3-deoxy-7-phosphoheptulonate synthase, with the protein product MEVELGVPVSESPTQIWTPQSWRNFTAHQQPKYTSTDDVAQVAKQLAGHPPLVFAAEARELRRQLAQVAEGKAFLLQGGDCAESFADFNANRIRDTFKVLLQMAVVLTFAGNLPVVKVARMAGQYAKPRSADTETINGVELPSYRGDIINGIDFTAEARQPDPQRMVTAYNQSAATLNLLRAFAQGGLADLHQVHGWNLSFLKNNPQREKYALLAERLQEALEFMAVCGVTSENTPAIRETVLYTSHEALLLEYEQALTRTDSLTGKWYDCSAHMLWIGERTRQLDGAHVEFLSGVCNPVGVKVGPNMQTDELLRLIDKLNPENEAGRLTLITRMGADILADKLPALVRAVQAEGRSVVWSTDPMHGNTVKAGNGYKTRDFDKVLREIRDFFSVHWSEGSHPGGIHLEMTGEHVTECTGGAWKISEADLASCYRTQCDPRLNADQVLELAFCVSEWLRAGRIA
- a CDS encoding aromatic amino acid transaminase encodes the protein MFEHLSSLPPDPILGLLASYRADENPSKIDLGVGVYKDEAGHTAVLQAVKEAETRLLQSEETKAYIGPAGTPGFNSVMQELILGAGHSAMIGGRVRSAQTPGGCGALRALAELINRAKAGATVWVSDPTWANHVPLLGNAGLNIKSYPYYDRATSSLQFDKMVETLKNVGEGDVVLFHACCHNPCGADLSREQWKVLAEMAQKQGFTPFIDMAYQGFGESLEDDAYGLRLMAESVPEMLVAASCSKNFGLYRERVGLAMVIYANGESADKGHSQMLSAIRGNYSMPPSHGAAIVESILTDAGLKANWEAELTEMRERINGLRAGLVEGLAAAGAAGDFGFIRQQKGMFSFLGISPEQVQQLQKDYSIYMVDSSRISIAGLSSNNMEYFCKAVASVL